A genomic stretch from Bradyrhizobium quebecense includes:
- a CDS encoding LysR family transcriptional regulator, whose protein sequence is MNLRSIDLNLLVALDALLTERHVTKAADRVGLSQPAMSNALNRLRAMFEDELLVRTTSGMKPTPRATELAEPLRQVLRQVERVMASDTGFDPGRTERTFTIRMSDILACLLLPRLAAARPPESRISYNTIHLPPALTIDALERDEIDVAVSMGLEHSASIRSETLLRDRMVCLMRSGHQVKRGRLTFDGFIAQEHMKVSMSPTDLRFVDDVLAERGHRRRIALNVPHWLVVPHVLKQTDLLAVMPRHLAAVLMDDGLRMEELPFESAPFDWMLYWHRRYDQSNANGWLRDRLRAACSDLS, encoded by the coding sequence ATGAACCTCCGATCCATCGACCTCAATTTGCTCGTCGCGTTGGACGCACTGTTGACCGAGCGTCATGTCACCAAGGCGGCCGACCGCGTCGGCCTCAGTCAACCGGCCATGAGCAACGCGCTCAACCGGCTGCGCGCGATGTTCGAGGACGAACTCCTGGTGCGGACGACGAGCGGGATGAAGCCCACGCCCCGCGCCACCGAACTGGCGGAGCCGCTGCGTCAGGTGCTGCGCCAGGTAGAACGCGTGATGGCGAGCGACACCGGCTTCGATCCAGGCCGGACCGAACGCACCTTCACGATCCGAATGTCGGACATTCTCGCGTGCCTGCTGTTGCCGAGACTCGCCGCAGCGCGGCCGCCTGAGTCGCGGATCTCCTACAACACGATCCATCTGCCGCCCGCCTTGACGATCGATGCGCTGGAGCGGGACGAGATCGACGTCGCGGTCAGCATGGGCCTCGAGCATTCCGCGTCGATCCGTTCGGAGACGCTGCTGCGCGACCGCATGGTCTGCCTGATGCGGAGCGGTCACCAGGTCAAGCGCGGACGGCTGACCTTCGACGGCTTCATCGCGCAGGAGCACATGAAGGTCTCGATGAGCCCGACCGACCTTCGCTTCGTCGACGACGTGCTCGCCGAACGCGGCCATCGAAGACGCATCGCGCTGAACGTGCCGCATTGGCTGGTCGTGCCTCATGTTCTCAAGCAGACCGACCTGCTCGCGGTGATGCCGCGGCACCTCGCCGCGGTGCTGATGGACGACGGCCTGCGGATGGAGGAACTGCCGTTCGAGTCCGCGCCGTTCGACTGGATGTTGTACTGGCATCGCAGATACGATCAGAGCAATGCCAACGGCTGGCTCCGCGATCGGCTCAGGGCTGCGTGCTCCGATCTGAGCTAG
- a CDS encoding CaiB/BaiF CoA transferase family protein translates to MRSSDREPLSGIRVLDLCRVVSGPFATMQLGDLGADIVKIEDPRQGDESRRYGPPFVGGESAYFLSVNRNKRSCAIDLKSPAGRDAVLDLASAADVVIENFRPGTLDKWGLGFDALRARRPDIILCSISGFGRTGADAGRPGYDLILQGESGVMDITGDPIGPPTKVGTSIADLVTGLYASHSVLAALMRKSRTGEGGRVDVAMLDAMASLLTFNAGMYFATGESPRRRGNVHPTISPYEPFEASDGWINVGVANDKFWAAFCDVISQPDLREDSRFVTAPKRAASRNELVAILAPIFAGRSRADWLQALGVAGIPCGAIKSVGEVCETPQLTQRGMVQTVHHPAAGDVRFIARPTRFGDEPPAPSTPPPMLGENTSEVLAEWRGWTDDRLERFALEGAFGDFGRSFVRSPR, encoded by the coding sequence ATGCGATCGTCTGATCGCGAACCGCTGTCGGGCATCAGGGTTCTCGACCTCTGCCGGGTAGTCTCCGGCCCCTTTGCCACGATGCAGCTCGGCGATCTCGGCGCCGACATCGTCAAGATCGAGGATCCGCGGCAGGGCGATGAAAGCCGGCGCTACGGACCGCCCTTCGTCGGCGGCGAGAGCGCATACTTCCTGTCGGTGAACCGCAACAAGCGTAGTTGCGCCATCGATTTGAAGTCGCCGGCGGGGCGCGACGCGGTGCTCGATCTTGCATCCGCCGCCGACGTCGTGATCGAGAATTTTCGCCCGGGTACCCTCGACAAATGGGGCCTCGGCTTCGACGCGCTGCGCGCCCGCAGGCCCGACATCATCCTGTGCAGCATCTCGGGGTTTGGCCGCACCGGCGCGGACGCCGGGCGCCCCGGCTACGACCTGATCCTGCAGGGCGAATCCGGCGTGATGGACATCACCGGCGATCCGATTGGGCCGCCGACCAAGGTCGGCACCTCGATCGCCGATCTTGTCACCGGCCTGTATGCGTCGCATTCGGTGCTCGCCGCCCTGATGCGGAAGAGCCGGACGGGCGAGGGCGGCCGGGTCGACGTCGCCATGCTCGACGCCATGGCATCGCTGCTGACGTTCAACGCCGGCATGTACTTCGCCACGGGAGAAAGCCCGAGGCGCCGTGGCAACGTCCATCCGACCATCAGCCCGTACGAGCCGTTCGAGGCGAGCGACGGCTGGATCAATGTCGGGGTCGCAAACGACAAGTTCTGGGCGGCCTTTTGCGACGTCATCAGCCAGCCGGACCTGCGCGAAGATAGCCGCTTCGTGACCGCCCCGAAGCGCGCGGCGAGCCGGAACGAGCTCGTTGCGATCCTCGCCCCCATCTTCGCCGGCAGGAGTCGCGCCGATTGGCTACAGGCGCTGGGCGTGGCCGGCATCCCCTGCGGCGCGATCAAGTCGGTCGGCGAGGTCTGCGAGACGCCGCAACTCACGCAGCGCGGAATGGTCCAGACCGTCCACCATCCAGCCGCAGGAGATGTGAGGTTCATCGCGAGGCCGACGCGGTTCGGCGACGAACCGCCGGCACCTTCCACGCCGCCGCCGATGCTCGGCGAAAACACAAGCGAGGTGCTTGCGGAATGGCGCGGCTGGACCGACGATCGGCTCGAGAGATTCGCCCTCGAAGGCGCGTTCGGAGACTTTGGACGGAGCTTCGTGCGATCGCCCAGGTGA
- a CDS encoding CBS domain-containing protein — protein sequence MKVKDVMHKGVDWVSPDTPITEIAKLMQGHDVGCIPVGQDDRLIGMVTDRDLVCKGLASKDFNSTRTTARDVMTEGIHCCREDDDLAKAVHHMETLKIRRLPVINKSKRMVGMVSLGDIGHFAGADLMSQYMKGVSAHH from the coding sequence ATGAAGGTCAAGGATGTGATGCACAAGGGCGTCGATTGGGTCAGCCCCGATACCCCGATCACTGAAATCGCGAAATTGATGCAAGGGCACGACGTCGGGTGCATTCCGGTCGGGCAAGACGATCGTCTGATCGGGATGGTGACGGATCGCGACCTCGTCTGCAAAGGTCTTGCGAGCAAGGACTTCAACTCTACGCGCACGACAGCGCGCGATGTGATGACCGAAGGCATCCACTGCTGCCGGGAAGACGACGATCTGGCGAAAGCGGTGCATCACATGGAGACGCTGAAGATCCGCAGGCTGCCTGTCATCAACAAGAGCAAACGGATGGTCGGCATGGTCAGCCTGGGGGATATAGGCCACTTTGCCGGTGCCGATCTGATGTCCCAATACATGAAGGGCGTGTCGGCTCATCATTGA
- a CDS encoding haloacid dehalogenase type II translates to MSFETIKREVKICMFDQYGTVVDMQGGLTRIAAPFLARKGWKGDPNSFVTWWRRTHFENSMIDALLHREHTPYREIGHRAVSHVMDRAKIDYTMDDVRYLVGEIEKLVPFPEVPEALTRLQAKYKLVVLSNGDPDMLETAKQYHKVPFDRVISVAEANSFKPHVATYTKAAEIMGVKPTEVLFVANHAFDCIGAKSAGMRTAFIDRRSRPFGITPHQPDILVPSMKDLADAIV, encoded by the coding sequence ATGAGCTTTGAGACCATCAAACGCGAAGTGAAGATCTGCATGTTCGATCAGTACGGCACCGTCGTCGACATGCAGGGCGGCCTGACCAGGATCGCGGCGCCGTTCCTCGCAAGGAAGGGCTGGAAGGGCGATCCGAATTCCTTCGTCACATGGTGGCGCCGCACGCATTTCGAGAACTCGATGATCGATGCGCTGCTGCATCGCGAGCACACGCCCTATCGCGAGATCGGGCATCGCGCGGTGTCGCACGTGATGGACCGCGCCAAGATCGACTACACGATGGATGACGTGCGTTATCTCGTCGGCGAGATCGAGAAACTGGTGCCGTTTCCGGAAGTGCCGGAAGCGCTCACACGGTTGCAAGCCAAGTACAAGCTGGTGGTGCTCTCGAACGGCGATCCCGACATGCTCGAGACCGCGAAGCAGTATCACAAGGTCCCGTTCGATCGCGTGATCTCGGTGGCCGAGGCCAATTCGTTCAAGCCGCATGTCGCGACCTATACGAAAGCGGCCGAGATCATGGGCGTGAAGCCCACCGAGGTGCTGTTCGTCGCCAATCATGCCTTCGACTGCATCGGCGCCAAATCCGCCGGCATGCGGACGGCCTTCATCGACCGGCGCAGCCGCCCGTTCGGCATCACGCCGCACCAGCCCGATATCCTGGTGCCGTCGATGAAGGACCTCGCTGATGCGATCGTCTGA
- a CDS encoding LLM class flavin-dependent oxidoreductase — MRPLEFGWYLPTHGDTTAYGLIEAQVAGSPELCDRVVKAAEDAGFEYLLIPVGSVCWEAWISGAFMAARSARIKPLIAARPGYINPVLMAKMISTFDQMSGGRICINLIAGQNESEVEAEGVRYAKEERYALMEEEVSILKALWTTRGPVNFQGKFHTISGAHIRPRPLQQPFPRFYLGGGSRQAWEVSAKHSDVHLFWGDLPERIAENIAEIRRMARAHDREDAIGFGMRLQIICRENEADAWEAADQLVRHATERQKQEIRTLYVRSEANQRVQQLARDYGDLVMPHLWTGITKVRPGAGIAVVGNPAQCAATLQQFIDAGCHSFCLSGYLHDEEAERFGRLIRPILAANNRGRFAA, encoded by the coding sequence ATGCGTCCGCTGGAATTCGGCTGGTATCTGCCCACGCATGGCGACACCACGGCCTATGGGCTGATAGAGGCGCAGGTCGCCGGCTCGCCGGAACTCTGCGACCGCGTGGTCAAGGCGGCCGAGGATGCCGGGTTCGAATATCTCCTGATTCCGGTCGGCTCGGTGTGCTGGGAGGCCTGGATATCCGGCGCGTTCATGGCGGCACGCTCGGCGCGGATCAAGCCGCTGATTGCAGCAAGGCCGGGCTACATCAACCCGGTGCTGATGGCCAAGATGATCTCGACTTTCGACCAGATGTCGGGCGGGCGGATCTGCATCAACCTGATCGCCGGGCAGAACGAGAGCGAGGTCGAGGCCGAAGGCGTACGCTACGCCAAGGAGGAACGCTACGCGTTGATGGAGGAGGAGGTCTCGATCCTGAAAGCGCTGTGGACGACGCGCGGCCCGGTCAACTTCCAGGGCAAGTTTCACACCATCTCGGGCGCGCATATCCGGCCGCGTCCGCTGCAGCAGCCATTTCCAAGATTCTATCTCGGCGGCGGCTCGCGGCAGGCCTGGGAGGTCTCGGCGAAGCATTCCGACGTTCATCTGTTCTGGGGCGATCTGCCGGAGCGCATCGCGGAGAATATCGCCGAGATCCGGCGGATGGCGCGGGCGCATGACCGCGAGGACGCGATCGGCTTCGGCATGCGGCTGCAGATTATCTGCCGCGAGAACGAGGCGGATGCCTGGGAGGCGGCCGACCAGCTGGTGCGCCACGCCACCGAGCGGCAGAAGCAGGAGATAAGGACGCTCTATGTCAGGTCCGAGGCCAACCAGCGCGTGCAGCAGCTCGCGCGCGACTATGGCGACCTCGTGATGCCGCATCTGTGGACCGGGATCACCAAGGTGCGGCCCGGCGCCGGCATCGCTGTGGTCGGTAATCCCGCACAATGCGCCGCGACCTTGCAGCAGTTCATCGACGCCGGCTGCCACTCGTTCTGCCTGTCCGGCTATCTGCATGACGAGGAGGCCGAGCGGTTCGGCCGCCTGATCCGCCCGATCCTTGCCGCGAACAATCGCGGGCGGTTCGCCGCCTGA
- a CDS encoding alpha/beta hydrolase, giving the protein MHRQAWLAALALLAMTAAHAPIASATQTRIERDRKPVKEVASGRVAVGSATFPVYLSADWSNPLPDVTRAVLVLHGVLRNADDYFRAALSAQAAAGDTGKSTLMIAPQFLIEPDVEAFKLPAETLRWSLYGWQGGEPALAPGPVSSFEALDAILAKLGDRKLFPNLKQVVVFGHSGGGQVVQRYAIAVKGDQVLLREGIGVRYVVANPSSYAYFTKERPQPAIAAKCEGYNSWKFGMDDRPPYLAEPTPAALEQAYVARRVIYLLGTLDTNPNHPALDKSCMAEAEGPYRYARGHSYVAAMQARDHGATNHSVWDVAGVGHEGGKMLNSPCGLTAVFDIPGCEAAR; this is encoded by the coding sequence ATGCATCGTCAAGCCTGGCTTGCGGCACTGGCGCTGCTCGCCATGACGGCGGCTCACGCGCCGATCGCGTCGGCAACGCAGACGCGGATCGAGCGTGACCGGAAGCCGGTCAAGGAGGTCGCCAGCGGTCGCGTTGCCGTCGGCAGCGCGACCTTTCCGGTCTATCTCTCGGCCGACTGGTCCAATCCGTTGCCGGACGTCACCCGCGCGGTGCTGGTGCTGCACGGGGTGCTGCGCAATGCCGACGACTATTTCCGCGCGGCGCTAAGCGCGCAGGCTGCGGCCGGCGATACCGGCAAGAGCACGCTGATGATCGCGCCGCAATTTTTGATCGAGCCCGACGTCGAGGCGTTCAAGCTGCCGGCGGAAACGCTGCGCTGGAGCCTCTATGGCTGGCAGGGCGGCGAGCCCGCGCTCGCGCCGGGTCCGGTGAGCTCGTTCGAGGCGCTCGATGCGATCCTGGCGAAGCTCGGCGACCGCAAGCTGTTTCCGAACCTGAAGCAGGTCGTCGTGTTCGGCCATTCCGGCGGCGGCCAGGTGGTGCAGCGCTATGCGATCGCGGTGAAAGGCGACCAGGTGCTGCTGCGCGAGGGCATCGGCGTACGCTACGTCGTCGCCAATCCGTCCTCCTACGCCTATTTCACCAAGGAGCGGCCGCAGCCCGCGATCGCCGCGAAGTGCGAAGGCTACAACAGCTGGAAGTTCGGCATGGACGACCGTCCGCCCTATCTCGCCGAGCCGACGCCGGCCGCGCTGGAGCAGGCCTATGTCGCGCGCCGCGTGATCTATCTGCTCGGAACGCTCGACACCAATCCCAATCATCCCGCGCTCGACAAATCATGCATGGCGGAAGCCGAAGGGCCGTATCGCTACGCGCGCGGGCATTCCTATGTCGCCGCGATGCAGGCGCGCGACCACGGCGCGACGAACCACAGCGTGTGGGATGTGGCCGGCGTAGGCCACGAGGGCGGCAAGATGCTCAACTCGCCTTGCGGCCTGACCGCGGTGTTCGACATCCCCGGCTGCGAGGCGGCGCGCTGA
- a CDS encoding PaaI family thioesterase, whose product MRDIAEQMMRRAVADERQEFGSFFLSRFLGLEIAYQGEACIVSFDVVTPLYNPQGTLHGGVLATALDISMGHLVNHVAGAGTTLEMKVQYLAAVREGRVTCHATFLKRGRKTFFLQSQASAASGETIAHATSTWQLLSRG is encoded by the coding sequence ATGAGAGATATCGCCGAACAAATGATGCGTCGCGCCGTCGCAGACGAGCGGCAGGAATTCGGGTCGTTCTTCCTGTCGCGTTTCCTCGGCCTGGAGATCGCCTACCAGGGCGAGGCGTGCATCGTCTCCTTCGATGTCGTGACGCCGCTGTACAACCCGCAAGGCACGCTGCACGGCGGGGTTCTCGCGACCGCGCTCGACATCTCGATGGGGCATCTGGTCAACCACGTCGCGGGTGCCGGCACCACGCTCGAGATGAAGGTGCAGTATCTCGCCGCGGTGCGCGAAGGGCGCGTGACCTGTCACGCGACCTTCCTGAAGCGCGGCCGGAAGACCTTCTTCCTGCAATCCCAGGCATCCGCCGCGTCCGGCGAGACGATCGCGCATGCCACGTCGACCTGGCAACTGCTGAGCCGAGGCTGA
- a CDS encoding pentapeptide repeat-containing protein, which yields MRSHLAFALVSMAALLVDPIAAMSQDMLRSVDLDSPEMTTSEMTRAEVDALLKAAPQGDRRTLDLEGKRLSHLDLSGLDFSGGNLHLVKLNRTNLKAARFDRAILNQAWLIDADLTEASLVKASLLGTQMQRAKLGGADLSADMRNQSMGLMRGVLKSADLRNADLSGANLARADLEFAQLQNANLANCNLNKADLAGADLSGANLAGADFTETDLASALLPGATALAEARNLDKARNLDLARRPN from the coding sequence ATGCGGTCTCATCTCGCATTTGCCCTTGTATCGATGGCGGCGCTGCTCGTTGATCCGATTGCCGCCATGTCGCAGGACATGTTGCGCAGCGTCGACCTCGACAGTCCCGAGATGACGACGTCGGAGATGACGCGCGCCGAGGTCGACGCGCTCCTCAAGGCCGCGCCTCAAGGGGACCGACGCACTTTAGATTTGGAGGGAAAGCGGCTGTCGCACCTCGATCTCTCGGGCCTCGACTTCTCCGGCGGCAACCTTCATCTCGTTAAGCTCAACCGAACCAATCTGAAAGCCGCGCGCTTCGATCGGGCCATACTGAACCAGGCTTGGCTCATCGACGCAGATCTGACGGAGGCGTCCCTCGTCAAGGCATCGCTGCTCGGCACGCAGATGCAGCGCGCCAAGCTTGGCGGCGCGGATTTGAGCGCTGATATGCGCAACCAATCGATGGGCCTGATGCGTGGCGTGCTCAAATCCGCCGATCTCCGGAATGCGGATCTGAGCGGCGCCAATCTTGCGCGCGCCGATCTCGAATTCGCGCAGTTGCAGAATGCCAATTTGGCGAACTGCAACCTCAACAAGGCTGACCTGGCGGGAGCCGATCTATCTGGAGCCAATCTCGCCGGCGCCGATTTCACCGAGACCGACCTTGCGTCGGCCCTCTTGCCGGGTGCGACCGCGCTGGCCGAGGCCCGCAATCTGGACAAGGCCCGGAACTTGGACCTGGCGCGGCGCCCAAACTAG
- a CDS encoding MFS transporter, which translates to MARSADIDINAGARLDRLPICGFHWRILALIGAGMFLDAFDIYLAGGVLGAVLKEGWSTLELNAAFVSATFVGMTIGAWFSGILGDRFGRRFSYQMNLAIFGLASIAAAFAPSMTVLIGLRFIIGIGLGAEIVVGYATLTEFVPAASRGRWIGLLAVITNFSLFASSMIGLWVIPTLGWRYMFALVGLLAMIVWFLRKSMPESPRWLATNGRADEAEKILSAIEAEAARKGALAPIAASAPAQESPGAVWRLFQPPYLARTLLGSLLHIVVGFSLYGFIGWLPTFMVKGGHSVVSSLGYTTVMALGGPVGSLIGLVLADRLGRRLSIVCSSIAAAVLGIAYPYMADGVALAGVGFLLVTAIYVMLATGFAMHVPELFPTRYRLRGTAICATSGRIATALVQYVVVAIFAWQGLTGVLTTLAGILVFQAVVFLVFGFETKGRSLEDASAVTEAEAGSEPSIARRPADIGA; encoded by the coding sequence ATGGCGCGATCCGCCGACATCGACATCAACGCGGGCGCGCGTCTGGACAGGCTGCCGATCTGCGGATTCCACTGGCGCATCCTGGCCCTGATCGGCGCCGGCATGTTCCTCGATGCATTCGACATCTATCTCGCCGGCGGCGTGCTGGGCGCGGTGCTCAAGGAAGGCTGGTCGACGCTCGAGCTCAACGCGGCATTCGTCTCCGCGACCTTTGTCGGCATGACGATCGGGGCGTGGTTCTCCGGCATCCTCGGCGACCGCTTCGGTCGCCGCTTCTCCTACCAGATGAACCTCGCGATCTTCGGCCTCGCGTCGATCGCGGCTGCTTTCGCGCCCAGCATGACGGTTCTGATCGGTCTCCGTTTCATCATCGGCATTGGCCTCGGCGCGGAGATCGTGGTCGGCTACGCGACCTTGACGGAGTTCGTGCCGGCTGCTTCGCGAGGACGCTGGATCGGGCTTCTGGCCGTGATCACCAACTTCTCGCTGTTCGCGTCATCCATGATCGGCCTGTGGGTGATCCCGACGCTTGGTTGGCGCTACATGTTCGCCCTCGTAGGCCTCCTGGCGATGATCGTCTGGTTCTTGCGCAAGTCGATGCCGGAATCGCCGCGCTGGCTGGCCACCAACGGCCGCGCCGATGAAGCCGAGAAAATTCTATCCGCGATCGAAGCGGAGGCCGCGCGCAAGGGAGCACTGGCTCCCATCGCTGCGAGCGCGCCGGCGCAGGAATCGCCCGGCGCGGTCTGGCGCCTGTTCCAGCCGCCATATCTCGCGCGCACGCTGCTCGGCAGCCTGCTGCACATCGTCGTCGGCTTCAGTCTCTACGGGTTCATCGGCTGGCTGCCGACCTTCATGGTCAAGGGCGGCCACAGCGTGGTCTCTTCGCTGGGCTACACCACCGTGATGGCGTTGGGCGGGCCGGTCGGATCGCTGATCGGGCTCGTGCTGGCGGACCGGCTCGGACGCAGGCTCTCGATCGTCTGCTCGTCGATTGCGGCGGCAGTGCTCGGCATCGCCTATCCGTACATGGCGGATGGTGTCGCGCTCGCGGGCGTCGGCTTCCTGCTGGTCACCGCGATCTACGTCATGCTGGCGACCGGGTTCGCGATGCACGTCCCCGAACTGTTCCCGACGCGCTACCGGCTTCGCGGCACGGCAATCTGCGCCACGTCCGGGCGGATCGCGACCGCGCTGGTGCAGTACGTCGTGGTCGCGATCTTCGCCTGGCAAGGGTTGACCGGCGTGCTGACGACCCTGGCCGGCATCCTCGTGTTCCAGGCTGTGGTGTTTCTCGTGTTCGGATTCGAGACCAAGGGACGCTCGCTGGAGGACGCGTCGGCCGTCACGGAAGCCGAGGCAGGAAGCGAGCCGTCCATCGCGCGGAGGCCGGCGGACATCGGCGCCTAG
- a CDS encoding aminoacyl-tRNA deacylase, producing the protein MTISPTLHKYLAAENIAYDEIPHVLTLSSALTAQACHVPGDRLAKAIVLRRNGGYLLAVLPASHHLRLADLRASFGDDIAMAAESEIDRLFADCAHGAVPAAGICYGLDVIVDDSIQMQPEIYIEAGDHETLLHLGRAQFARLTAGSLHGRFSTHD; encoded by the coding sequence ATGACCATTTCTCCCACACTGCACAAGTATCTCGCCGCCGAAAACATCGCGTACGACGAGATCCCGCATGTGCTGACGCTGTCGTCGGCCCTGACCGCCCAAGCATGTCACGTCCCGGGTGATCGCCTGGCCAAGGCCATTGTGTTGCGCCGCAATGGCGGCTACCTGCTCGCCGTGCTGCCGGCATCGCATCACCTCAGGCTGGCGGATCTGAGGGCGAGCTTCGGCGACGATATCGCCATGGCCGCTGAAAGCGAAATCGATCGGCTGTTCGCGGACTGTGCGCATGGGGCGGTTCCCGCCGCCGGCATCTGCTACGGGCTCGACGTCATTGTTGATGACAGCATCCAGATGCAGCCCGAGATCTATATCGAAGCCGGCGATCATGAGACGTTGCTTCATCTCGGTCGTGCGCAATTCGCGCGCTTGACCGCCGGTTCCCTGCACGGCCGCTTCAGTACGCACGACTGA
- a CDS encoding YXWGXW repeat-containing protein → MRRIAGLPFALALSLCCLSPPHAARAQLAIGISIDAAPPPLPVYEQPPIPGDGYIWTPGYWAWSDDIGYYWVPGTWVLPPAPALLWTPGYWGWNDGVYAFHAGYWGATVGFYGGISYGFGYTGIGYEGGYWRGGNFFYNSSVNNISNVSVTNVYNKTVINNTTNVSYNGGTGGTTVRPTPQQLAVANERHVAATAEQTRHAEAAMKDPALTLANNHGHPAIAATAHAARFSGAGVIAAHPGKPIAAPPPHHAQATAGHALPTGNALPPGHALPSGNALPAAHASPTGHALPAGNALPPAQATTTGHALPTGNALPPAHASTTGHALPAASASPAAHALPTGHAPPVAVNHPAPAPHVAAPAVHAPRPQIAQHAPAAPRPAAHPPAPRVAQAAVHRPPPRPAAPHVSRPAPRPHPAPRPQHPAARPAPHRHA, encoded by the coding sequence ATGCGCCGCATCGCCGGACTGCCTTTCGCCTTAGCTCTCAGCCTCTGCTGTCTCTCACCACCGCACGCTGCGCGCGCCCAGCTCGCCATCGGCATCAGCATCGATGCAGCACCGCCGCCACTGCCCGTCTACGAACAGCCGCCGATCCCAGGCGACGGCTACATCTGGACGCCCGGCTATTGGGCGTGGAGCGACGATATCGGTTACTACTGGGTTCCCGGCACTTGGGTGCTTCCGCCCGCGCCTGCATTGCTCTGGACGCCCGGCTATTGGGGCTGGAACGATGGCGTCTACGCGTTCCACGCCGGTTATTGGGGAGCGACCGTCGGTTTCTACGGCGGCATCTCTTATGGCTTCGGCTACACCGGCATCGGCTATGAGGGCGGCTATTGGCGCGGCGGCAACTTCTTCTACAACAGCTCCGTCAACAACATCTCGAATGTCTCGGTCACCAACGTCTACAACAAGACCGTCATCAACAACACGACCAACGTCAGCTACAACGGTGGCACCGGCGGCACCACGGTGAGACCGACGCCGCAGCAGCTCGCCGTCGCGAACGAGCGCCATGTGGCTGCGACCGCCGAGCAAACGCGGCACGCGGAAGCAGCGATGAAGGATCCGGCGCTGACGCTCGCCAACAACCACGGTCATCCGGCGATCGCCGCGACCGCGCACGCGGCACGGTTCAGCGGCGCCGGCGTGATCGCCGCGCACCCGGGCAAGCCAATCGCTGCGCCGCCGCCTCATCATGCGCAGGCCACCGCAGGCCACGCTCTGCCGACAGGAAATGCTCTGCCGCCGGGACACGCTCTGCCGAGCGGAAACGCTCTGCCGGCTGCACACGCATCGCCGACGGGGCATGCCCTGCCGGCCGGAAACGCGCTGCCGCCGGCACAGGCAACGACGACAGGACACGCCTTGCCCACCGGAAACGCGCTACCGCCGGCACATGCGTCGACAACGGGACACGCCTTGCCTGCGGCAAGCGCTTCGCCGGCTGCACACGCGCTGCCGACGGGACACGCTCCGCCTGTCGCCGTCAACCATCCCGCTCCGGCACCGCACGTCGCAGCGCCAGCCGTGCACGCGCCGAGACCGCAGATCGCACAGCACGCACCAGCGGCGCCACGCCCGGCCGCGCATCCGCCGGCGCCGCGCGTCGCGCAAGCGGCTGTGCACCGGCCGCCGCCCCGGCCCGCAGCACCGCATGTGTCGCGGCCGGCTCCGCGGCCTCATCCCGCGCCACGGCCGCAGCATCCCGCTGCGAGGCCGGCGCCACACAGGCACGCGTGA